Proteins encoded by one window of Dietzia sp. B32:
- a CDS encoding AAA family ATPase, with product MSSPARSDGAGRAPGTPDHAKEPSAVTDPHPEPSSKPGDSLAVSASTAAEDARLLERAVYEVKKVVVGQDRLIEMILVGLLSRGHILLEGVPGVAKTLTVETFATVVGGGFRRLQFTPDLVPADIVGTRIYRQGREEFEVELGPILANFVLADEINRAPAKVQSALLEVMAEGHVSIGGQTFPMPSPFLVMATQNPIESEGVYQLPEAQRDRFLFKLVVDYPTPEEEREIVYRMGSTPPEPSQVLGVDALIRLQQAVREVFVHHALVDYVVRVTVATREPARHGLEDVARWLSYGASPRATLGAVTAARALALVRGRDYVVPQDVVDVLPAVLRHRLVLTYDALADEVTADTVVRRVLEAVPLPQISAVPAQAGPPPSR from the coding sequence CTGTCGTCCCCAGCCCGTTCGGACGGCGCCGGCAGGGCGCCCGGAACACCCGACCACGCGAAGGAGCCCTCCGCGGTGACCGATCCCCACCCCGAACCATCGAGCAAGCCCGGCGACTCCCTCGCGGTGAGCGCCTCGACGGCCGCCGAGGACGCCCGGCTCCTCGAGCGCGCGGTCTACGAGGTCAAGAAGGTCGTGGTGGGCCAGGACCGACTGATCGAGATGATCCTCGTCGGCCTGCTCTCGCGGGGGCACATCCTGCTCGAGGGTGTCCCGGGCGTGGCCAAGACCCTCACGGTGGAGACGTTCGCCACCGTGGTGGGAGGCGGCTTCCGGCGGCTCCAGTTCACTCCTGATCTGGTCCCCGCCGACATCGTCGGCACCCGGATCTATCGGCAGGGGCGCGAGGAGTTCGAGGTCGAACTCGGTCCCATCCTGGCCAACTTCGTCCTCGCCGACGAGATCAACCGGGCGCCCGCCAAGGTCCAGTCCGCGCTGCTGGAGGTCATGGCGGAGGGGCACGTCTCCATCGGCGGGCAGACCTTCCCGATGCCCAGCCCGTTCCTCGTCATGGCCACGCAGAACCCGATCGAGAGTGAAGGGGTATACCAACTCCCGGAGGCTCAGCGGGACCGTTTCCTGTTCAAGCTCGTCGTGGACTACCCGACCCCCGAGGAGGAACGCGAGATCGTCTACCGGATGGGTTCGACCCCTCCCGAGCCCTCGCAGGTCCTCGGCGTGGACGCCCTCATCCGTCTGCAGCAGGCGGTCCGCGAGGTGTTCGTCCACCATGCACTGGTCGACTACGTCGTGCGGGTCACGGTCGCCACCCGCGAACCCGCCCGGCACGGGCTCGAGGACGTCGCGCGATGGCTGTCCTACGGCGCCTCCCCGCGCGCCACCCTCGGAGCCGTCACCGCCGCCCGCGCGCTCGCCCTGGTCCGTGGGCGCGATTACGTCGTTCCGCAGGACGTGGTCGACGTCCTGCCGGCGGTCCTTCGTCACCGTCTCGTGCTGACCTACGACGCCCTGGCCGACGAGGTCACGGCCGACACCGTGGTGCGCCGTGTGCTCGAGGCCGTGCCACTCCCGCAGATCAGCGCGGTCCCCGCCCAGGCCGGCCCGCCGCCGTCACGGTGA
- a CDS encoding aconitate hydratase, which translates to MTASIDSFGAKGTLEVGDETYDIYRLSAVPGAEKLPYSLKVLTENLLRTEDGKNVTKAHIEALANWDPNAEPDTEIQFTPARVIMQDFTGVPCIVDLATMREAVEKLGGDPDKVNPLAPAEMVIDHSVIIESFGQASSFDTNVEIEYERNEERYQFLRWGQGAFDDFKVVPPGTGIVHQVNIEYLARTVMVRNGQAYPDTCVGTDSHTTMENGLGVLGWGVGGIEAEAAMLGQPISMLIPRVVGFKLTGSIKPGVTATDVVLTITEMLRKHGVVGKFVEFYGAGVAAVPLANRATIGNMSPEFGSTCAMFPIDGETIDYLRLTGRDEEQLALVEAYAKEQGMWLHPDSEEPVFSEYLELDLGDVVPSIAGPKRPQDRIELADSKSAFRKDIHNYVDTEAKPLGDTEKGRMQSEGGAPSDNADKAVLSHAEEGAVRADASTRSDGRPSKPVEVKVGDTEMVLDHGIVSIASITSCTNTSNPSVMIGAGLVARKAHEKGLTAKPWVKTSMAPGSQVVTEYYERAGLWPDLEALGFHLVGYGCTTCIGNSGPLPEEISAAIQENDLTATAVLSGNRNFEGRINQDVKMNYLASPPLVIAYAIAGSMDFDFENDSLGKDKEGNDVFLKDIWPTSEEIEETIKASISSKEYKSKYADVFAGDERWRGLSTPDGKTFEWDEKSTYVRKAPYFDGMEMEPEPVTDIKGARVLAKLGDSVTTDHISPASTIKPGTPAAQYLDANGVERKDYNSFGSRRGNHEVMIRGTFANIRLQNQLLDGVTGGYTRDFTQEGSPQAFIYDAAQNYAEQNTPLVVLGGKEYGTGSSRDWAAKGTRLLGVRAVITESFERIHRSNLIGMGVIPLQFPEGESHETLGLDGTETFDITGIEELNNGSTPKTVKVTATKEDGQVVEFDAKVRIDTPGEADYYRNGGILQYVLRNMIKG; encoded by the coding sequence GTGACAGCAAGCATTGACAGTTTTGGCGCCAAGGGGACCCTTGAGGTCGGCGACGAAACCTACGACATCTACCGCCTCTCGGCGGTGCCGGGAGCCGAGAAGCTCCCTTACTCGCTCAAGGTTCTCACCGAGAACCTCCTGCGCACCGAGGACGGCAAGAACGTCACCAAGGCGCACATCGAGGCGCTGGCCAACTGGGATCCGAACGCCGAGCCCGATACCGAGATCCAGTTCACGCCCGCCCGCGTGATCATGCAGGACTTCACCGGTGTGCCGTGCATCGTCGACCTCGCCACCATGCGTGAGGCCGTCGAGAAGCTCGGCGGCGACCCGGACAAGGTCAACCCCCTCGCCCCCGCCGAGATGGTCATCGACCACTCGGTGATCATCGAGTCCTTCGGTCAGGCCAGCTCCTTCGACACGAACGTGGAGATCGAGTACGAGCGCAACGAGGAGCGGTACCAGTTCCTGCGCTGGGGCCAGGGCGCGTTCGACGACTTCAAGGTCGTCCCCCCGGGCACCGGCATCGTCCACCAGGTCAACATCGAGTACCTGGCGCGCACGGTGATGGTCCGCAACGGCCAGGCCTACCCCGACACCTGTGTCGGCACCGACTCGCACACCACCATGGAGAACGGTCTCGGCGTCCTCGGCTGGGGTGTCGGTGGTATCGAGGCGGAGGCCGCGATGCTCGGCCAGCCGATCTCCATGCTCATCCCCCGCGTCGTGGGCTTCAAGCTCACCGGTTCGATCAAGCCGGGCGTCACCGCGACCGACGTGGTGCTGACAATCACCGAGATGCTGCGCAAGCACGGCGTCGTCGGCAAGTTCGTCGAGTTCTACGGCGCCGGCGTCGCGGCCGTGCCGCTGGCCAACCGCGCCACCATCGGCAACATGAGCCCGGAGTTCGGCTCCACCTGTGCCATGTTCCCGATCGACGGCGAGACCATCGACTACCTGCGCCTGACCGGTCGCGACGAGGAGCAGCTCGCGCTCGTCGAGGCCTACGCCAAGGAGCAGGGCATGTGGCTCCACCCGGACTCCGAGGAGCCCGTCTTCTCCGAGTACCTCGAGCTGGACCTCGGGGACGTCGTGCCGTCGATCGCCGGTCCGAAGCGGCCCCAGGACCGCATCGAGCTCGCCGACTCCAAGAGCGCCTTCCGCAAGGACATCCACAACTACGTCGACACCGAGGCCAAGCCGCTCGGTGACACGGAGAAGGGTCGGATGCAGTCCGAGGGCGGCGCCCCGTCGGACAACGCCGACAAGGCCGTCCTGAGTCACGCCGAGGAGGGGGCGGTCCGCGCCGACGCCTCCACTCGTTCCGACGGCCGTCCGTCGAAGCCGGTCGAGGTCAAGGTCGGGGACACGGAGATGGTCCTGGACCACGGCATCGTGTCCATCGCGTCGATCACCTCGTGCACCAACACCTCCAACCCGTCGGTCATGATCGGCGCCGGGCTCGTCGCTCGCAAGGCGCACGAGAAGGGCCTCACCGCGAAGCCGTGGGTCAAGACCTCCATGGCCCCGGGCTCGCAGGTCGTCACCGAGTACTACGAGCGGGCGGGCCTCTGGCCGGACCTGGAGGCTCTCGGCTTCCACCTCGTCGGCTACGGCTGCACCACCTGCATCGGCAACTCCGGCCCGCTGCCGGAGGAGATCTCCGCCGCGATCCAGGAGAACGACCTCACCGCGACCGCCGTCCTGTCCGGCAACCGCAACTTCGAAGGTCGTATTAACCAGGACGTCAAGATGAACTACCTGGCGTCCCCGCCGCTGGTCATCGCGTACGCGATCGCCGGCTCGATGGACTTCGACTTCGAGAACGACTCCCTGGGCAAGGACAAGGAGGGCAACGACGTCTTCCTCAAGGACATCTGGCCCACCTCCGAGGAGATCGAGGAGACCATCAAGGCCTCCATCTCGTCCAAGGAGTACAAGTCCAAGTACGCCGACGTGTTCGCCGGTGACGAGCGCTGGCGCGGGCTCAGCACCCCGGACGGCAAGACCTTCGAGTGGGACGAGAAGTCGACCTACGTCCGCAAGGCCCCGTACTTCGACGGTATGGAGATGGAGCCGGAGCCGGTCACCGACATCAAGGGTGCGCGGGTCCTGGCCAAGCTCGGCGACTCGGTCACGACCGACCACATCTCGCCGGCGTCGACCATCAAGCCGGGTACCCCGGCGGCGCAGTACCTCGACGCCAACGGGGTGGAGCGCAAGGACTACAACTCCTTCGGCTCCCGCCGCGGCAACCACGAGGTCATGATCCGCGGTACCTTCGCCAACATCCGCCTGCAGAACCAGCTGCTGGACGGCGTGACGGGTGGCTACACCCGTGACTTCACCCAGGAGGGGTCGCCGCAGGCGTTCATCTACGACGCCGCGCAGAACTACGCCGAGCAGAACACCCCGCTCGTCGTGCTCGGCGGCAAGGAGTACGGCACCGGTTCCTCGCGTGACTGGGCCGCCAAGGGCACCCGCCTGCTGGGCGTGCGCGCCGTGATCACGGAGTCGTTCGAGCGCATCCACCGCTCCAACCTCATCGGAATGGGCGTCATCCCGCTGCAGTTCCCCGAGGGCGAGTCCCACGAGACCCTCGGTCTCGACGGCACCGAGACCTTCGACATCACCGGGATCGAGGAGCTGAACAACGGCTCCACGCCCAAGACTGTCAAGGTCACCGCCACCAAGGAGGACGGCCAGGTGGTCGAGTTCGACGCCAAGGTGCGCATCGACACCCCCGGCGAGGCGGACTACTACCGCAACGGCGGCATCCTGCAGTACGTCCTGCGGAACATGATCAAGGGCTGA
- the inhA gene encoding NADH-dependent enoyl-ACP reductase InhA produces the protein MGQTDTSETTGAGTGLLSGKTILVTGVITDASIAFHIAKHCQLHGAQVILTAFGRPSLVKAISKRLPERPPVIELDVQSEDDLAALADRVREHADSLDGVVHSIGFAPPSCLGDPFLDAPWKDVAVALEVSAYSYASLAKAVHPLLNRGASIIGLDFDPRFSMPFYNWMSVAKNALEAVNRYVARDLGPDGIRSNLIAAGPVKTLAAKAIAGEALGPGGELDQMQDEWDRRAPLGWDVNDPTAVATTAVALLSDLMTATTGTVIYADGGAGTVSFSGQEK, from the coding sequence ATGGGCCAGACCGATACGAGCGAGACCACCGGGGCTGGCACCGGGTTGCTGTCCGGCAAGACCATCCTCGTCACCGGCGTCATCACCGACGCCTCCATCGCGTTCCACATCGCCAAGCACTGCCAACTGCACGGTGCGCAGGTCATCCTCACGGCGTTCGGACGCCCTTCCCTGGTCAAGGCGATCTCCAAGCGACTGCCCGAACGCCCACCCGTGATCGAGCTGGACGTCCAGAGTGAGGACGATCTGGCCGCGTTGGCCGACCGGGTGCGGGAGCACGCCGACTCCCTGGACGGGGTCGTGCACTCGATCGGGTTCGCCCCTCCCAGTTGTCTCGGGGACCCCTTCCTCGACGCGCCCTGGAAGGACGTGGCGGTCGCTCTCGAGGTCTCCGCCTACTCGTACGCGTCGCTCGCGAAGGCGGTGCACCCCCTGCTGAACCGCGGCGCCTCGATCATCGGCCTGGACTTCGACCCGCGGTTCTCCATGCCGTTCTACAACTGGATGTCCGTGGCCAAGAACGCCCTCGAGGCGGTCAACCGGTACGTCGCCCGCGACCTGGGACCCGACGGGATCCGCTCGAACCTCATCGCGGCCGGGCCCGTCAAGACCCTCGCGGCCAAGGCGATCGCCGGTGAGGCCCTCGGCCCCGGTGGCGAACTCGACCAGATGCAGGACGAATGGGACCGGCGGGCGCCGTTGGGATGGGACGTCAACGATCCCACCGCGGTGGCGACGACGGCCGTCGCCCTCCTCTCCGACCTCATGACCGCCACCACCGGCACCGTGATCTACGCGGACGGCGGGGCGGGAACGGTCTCGTTCAGTGGACAGGAGAAGTGA
- a CDS encoding DUF6676 family protein, whose translation MDNPADSVTVLAYEDEPIMSLREGEVPPWLDYHAVVADLADDGVSAPEPFVEGLRTVVDEAGDRGVDLKVVYTEAPAAVYTDARDLAAFLGEEYDGTILVRTPVFIGSSSDSIPRHQLEAGQDDAWEEFDPVVSASVFAHKITAPAPPWGTLTAVAIVVAVLAVALFAVVLRRRSR comes from the coding sequence GTGGACAACCCCGCGGATTCCGTGACCGTGCTCGCCTACGAGGACGAGCCGATCATGTCGTTGCGGGAGGGCGAGGTTCCTCCCTGGCTGGATTACCACGCCGTGGTCGCGGATCTGGCCGACGACGGCGTCTCCGCCCCGGAGCCGTTCGTCGAGGGTCTGCGAACCGTGGTGGACGAAGCCGGCGACCGTGGCGTCGACCTCAAGGTGGTCTACACCGAGGCGCCCGCGGCCGTCTACACGGACGCCCGCGACCTCGCGGCGTTCTTGGGCGAGGAGTACGACGGCACGATCCTCGTGCGGACACCCGTCTTCATCGGCAGCTCCAGTGACTCGATCCCACGCCATCAGCTCGAGGCCGGCCAGGACGACGCCTGGGAGGAGTTCGATCCGGTGGTCTCCGCGTCGGTGTTCGCCCACAAGATCACCGCCCCGGCTCCGCCGTGGGGCACCCTCACCGCCGTCGCGATCGTGGTGGCGGTGCTGGCGGTGGCCCTCTTCGCGGTCGTTCTGCGGCGCCGCTCGCGCTGA
- a CDS encoding NlpC/P60 family protein codes for MALAAVLVLGTAGAALQPPVAGAQQVSAVAPGDVSGLIRAVADATARLDETREQIAVQREGVNKSLVDLQMARVELDRSIADADRTTAERERAESGVDSARGALDDYSRLLHRQGTAPGAASEILAPGGPADAGLRQEYLRRAAADQRTVVREMVAAADEAARREAEAVAARDAAEQRYSDAAARRDSAEAEVSRVADDVLALEEEVAALTAELEVHRSALAESGATPAGPRVDPGDGVDADALRDEAISALAAQPEAVEQAADIASALPSHLDLGAVRQFAGGSSDQATRAIGGTIDAGSVGAAVDAGIRGDTEAIVQQVADAISRADFGSIAQGPAAPAPAPGQGGNSGAPSNSARVETVVNRALSQLGVPYAWGGGDANGPTRGIRDGGVADRHGDYNKIGFDCSGLMIYAFAGIGKALPHYTGYQYTAGPQHPVATRQRGDMLFWPGHVALYLGDGRMVEAPQSGDVVKISPVRMAGISPMVVRLV; via the coding sequence GTGGCGCTGGCGGCGGTGCTGGTGCTGGGCACCGCCGGGGCGGCGCTTCAGCCCCCCGTCGCGGGCGCCCAGCAGGTCTCGGCGGTCGCGCCGGGCGATGTCTCCGGTCTGATCCGTGCGGTCGCCGACGCCACCGCGCGGCTGGACGAGACCCGCGAGCAGATCGCGGTGCAGCGCGAGGGCGTCAACAAGAGCCTCGTCGATCTTCAGATGGCACGGGTCGAGCTGGATCGGTCGATCGCCGACGCCGATCGCACCACCGCCGAGAGGGAACGGGCCGAGTCCGGTGTCGACTCCGCGAGGGGCGCCCTGGACGACTATTCGCGCCTGCTGCACCGGCAGGGGACCGCACCGGGTGCGGCGTCGGAGATCCTCGCCCCCGGCGGACCCGCGGACGCCGGCCTGAGGCAGGAGTATCTCCGGCGTGCGGCGGCCGACCAGCGCACCGTGGTGCGGGAGATGGTGGCGGCCGCCGATGAAGCCGCCCGCCGCGAGGCCGAGGCCGTCGCCGCCCGCGATGCCGCGGAGCAACGCTACTCGGACGCCGCCGCCCGGCGGGACTCCGCGGAGGCGGAGGTGTCCCGGGTCGCCGACGACGTCCTCGCTCTCGAGGAGGAGGTCGCCGCGCTGACCGCGGAGCTGGAAGTGCACCGTTCCGCCCTCGCGGAGTCGGGGGCGACCCCCGCCGGGCCGCGAGTCGACCCCGGGGACGGGGTCGACGCCGACGCTCTGCGCGACGAGGCGATCTCCGCTCTCGCCGCGCAGCCGGAGGCGGTGGAGCAGGCCGCCGACATCGCCTCCGCCCTCCCGTCGCATCTCGACCTCGGTGCGGTACGACAGTTCGCCGGGGGATCCTCCGATCAGGCGACCCGCGCCATCGGCGGAACGATCGACGCCGGCAGTGTCGGCGCGGCCGTCGACGCCGGGATCAGGGGTGACACCGAGGCGATCGTGCAGCAGGTCGCGGACGCGATCAGCCGCGCCGACTTCGGTTCGATCGCCCAGGGCCCGGCCGCTCCGGCACCCGCACCCGGTCAGGGCGGCAACTCCGGCGCGCCGTCGAACAGCGCGCGGGTCGAAACGGTGGTGAACCGGGCCCTGTCGCAACTCGGGGTGCCCTACGCGTGGGGAGGCGGCGACGCCAACGGCCCCACCCGCGGCATCCGTGACGGCGGCGTCGCCGACCGTCACGGCGACTACAACAAGATCGGCTTCGACTGCTCGGGCCTGATGATCTACGCGTTCGCCGGGATCGGCAAGGCCCTGCCGCACTACACCGGGTACCAGTACACCGCCGGGCCGCAGCACCCCGTGGCCACCCGCCAGCGTGGGGACATGTTGTTCTGGCCCGGTCACGTCGCCCTGTACCTGGGCGACGGGAGGATGGTCGAGGCACCGCAGTCGGGCGACGTCGTGAAGATCTCGCCCGTGCGGATGGCCGGGATCTCGCCGATGGTGGTCCGGCTGGTCTGA
- a CDS encoding ferrochelatase, protein MTGSTDDPVGRVDALLVLSFGGPEGQDDVIPFLENVTRGRGIPQERLEEVATHYRQLGGRSPINDLNREIIGGVEAELARRGRELPVYFGNRNWTPFLEDTLTQMRDDGIRTAAVFATSAWGGYSGCGQYHEDIQRARDAVGDAPTLVRLRQFHDHPKFVERFAADLSRALDDARRLARDADSDGAGVGTGGEPRLVFTAHSVPNTADATAGPKKHGGHLYSRQVKDAARLIAAAVGVDEYDVVWQSRSGPPSVPWLEPDVVDHVRDLATHRGIRDVVVCPVGFISDHVEVIWDLDTELVEDTEDLGVRITRCATPGPSPEFTEMILQLLEELETGEEVGRLGDVPSLGCTRNGARCAVDCCPAPSRRA, encoded by the coding sequence ATGACCGGATCGACGGACGACCCCGTGGGGCGGGTCGACGCTCTGCTCGTGCTCTCGTTCGGCGGGCCCGAGGGGCAGGACGACGTGATCCCGTTCCTGGAGAACGTCACCCGGGGCCGGGGGATCCCGCAGGAACGCCTGGAGGAAGTGGCGACCCACTACCGCCAGCTGGGCGGCCGCAGCCCGATCAACGATCTCAACCGCGAGATCATCGGAGGTGTGGAGGCCGAACTCGCCCGCCGCGGCCGCGAACTGCCGGTCTACTTCGGCAACCGCAACTGGACCCCGTTCCTCGAGGACACCCTCACGCAGATGCGCGACGACGGCATCCGCACCGCGGCGGTCTTCGCCACCTCGGCATGGGGCGGATACTCGGGCTGCGGGCAGTACCACGAGGACATCCAGCGGGCCCGCGATGCGGTCGGGGACGCCCCCACGCTGGTGCGTCTGCGTCAGTTCCACGACCATCCCAAGTTCGTCGAACGGTTCGCCGCGGACCTGTCGCGCGCTCTCGACGACGCCCGCCGGCTGGCCCGCGACGCCGACTCCGACGGCGCCGGCGTCGGTACCGGCGGGGAACCCCGACTGGTGTTCACCGCGCACTCCGTCCCGAACACCGCCGACGCCACCGCCGGCCCCAAGAAGCACGGCGGCCACCTCTACAGCCGTCAGGTCAAGGACGCCGCGCGCCTCATCGCCGCAGCGGTCGGGGTGGACGAGTACGACGTCGTGTGGCAGTCCCGGTCGGGGCCGCCGAGTGTGCCGTGGCTCGAACCGGACGTCGTGGACCACGTCCGGGACCTCGCCACCCATCGGGGGATCCGCGACGTCGTGGTGTGCCCCGTCGGCTTCATCTCCGACCACGTCGAGGTGATCTGGGACCTCGACACCGAACTCGTCGAGGACACCGAGGACCTCGGCGTCCGTATCACCCGGTGCGCGACCCCCGGCCCGTCACCGGAATTCACCGAGATGATCCTGCAGTTGCTCGAGGAGCTCGAGACGGGGGAGGAGGTCGGTCGGCTCGGCGACGTGCCGTCCCTGGGCTGCACCCGGAACGGGGCCCGGTGCGCGGTCGACTGTTGCCCCGCCCCGTCGCGGAGAGCGTGA
- the fabG1 gene encoding 3-oxoacyl-ACP reductase FabG1 translates to MVSESTPGTTPRTVLVTGGSRGIGRAVAVRLHADGHRVAVTHRGSGAPEGLFGVECDVTDPDSVDAAFTAVEAEFGTVEVVVSNAGTTDDTLLMRMKDEQFTSVLDANLAGAFRVAKRASRGMLRARFGRLIFIGSVVGQSGTAGQVNYASSKAGLVGMARSLTRELGSRSITANVVAPGFIDTDMTAGLDDKTREQAVAAIPLARTGSAEDVAGVVSFLAGDDAGYISGAVIPVDGGMGMGH, encoded by the coding sequence ATGGTTTCCGAGAGCACGCCCGGCACCACCCCGAGAACGGTCCTCGTGACCGGAGGCAGCCGCGGAATCGGGCGGGCGGTGGCCGTGAGGCTGCACGCCGACGGCCACCGCGTGGCCGTCACCCATCGCGGATCCGGGGCCCCCGAGGGCCTCTTCGGCGTGGAGTGTGACGTCACCGATCCCGACTCGGTCGACGCCGCCTTCACCGCCGTCGAGGCCGAGTTCGGCACCGTCGAGGTGGTGGTGTCCAACGCCGGCACCACCGACGACACCCTGCTCATGCGGATGAAGGACGAGCAGTTCACGAGCGTGCTCGACGCCAATCTCGCCGGGGCGTTCCGGGTGGCCAAGCGCGCGTCCCGCGGGATGCTGCGCGCCCGGTTCGGGCGCCTGATCTTCATCGGCTCGGTGGTCGGGCAGTCGGGCACCGCAGGCCAGGTGAACTACGCCTCGTCCAAGGCCGGCCTCGTGGGCATGGCCCGCTCCCTGACCCGCGAACTCGGCTCACGCAGCATCACCGCGAACGTCGTGGCCCCGGGCTTCATCGACACCGATATGACCGCCGGACTCGACGACAAGACCCGGGAGCAGGCCGTCGCCGCGATCCCGCTCGCACGCACGGGCTCGGCCGAGGACGTGGCCGGGGTCGTGAGCTTCCTCGCCGGCGACGACGCCGGTTACATCTCCGGGGCCGTGATCCCCGTCGACGGCGGAATGGGAATGGGGCACTGA
- a CDS encoding VWA domain-containing protein: MSLSEFQHPLWLILLIVPVALAVGYIIALRSKKRRTVRFGNFGVLRTVDRRGRRWFTHVPAVLLVLSLLFLVVALAGPQKEQKVPRNRATVMLVVDVSLSMEATDVSPSRLEAAQQAATTFAGNLTQGVNLGLVSYAGTASMLVAPTTDRGPVIRAVERLTLDERTATGEAIYTATQAITTFTESLGGPDQAPPARVVLLSDGKETVPADPTEERGAFTAAERAAEAGIPVSTISFGTLYGTVDIQGRPQPVPVDDASLRRIAEISGGDFFTASSLEELDSVYRTLEEQIGYEWKKADASRPWLVIGTLLGMAAAAGSLAAHRRIP; this comes from the coding sequence GTGAGCCTGTCCGAGTTCCAGCACCCCCTCTGGTTGATCCTGCTGATCGTCCCCGTCGCCCTCGCCGTGGGGTACATCATCGCGTTGCGCTCCAAGAAGCGCCGGACCGTGCGGTTCGGCAACTTCGGCGTGCTGCGCACCGTCGACCGTCGCGGCCGCCGCTGGTTCACGCACGTCCCGGCGGTGCTCCTGGTGTTGTCGCTGCTCTTCCTCGTCGTCGCTCTCGCCGGCCCACAGAAGGAGCAGAAGGTCCCGCGGAACCGGGCGACCGTCATGCTCGTCGTCGACGTGTCCCTGTCCATGGAGGCGACGGACGTCTCCCCGTCGCGCCTCGAGGCCGCGCAACAAGCGGCCACGACCTTCGCGGGCAACCTGACCCAGGGGGTCAACCTGGGCCTGGTCTCCTACGCGGGCACCGCCTCCATGCTCGTCGCCCCCACCACCGACCGGGGGCCGGTCATCCGCGCGGTGGAGCGACTCACCCTCGACGAGCGCACCGCCACCGGCGAGGCCATCTACACCGCCACCCAGGCGATCACGACGTTCACCGAGAGCCTCGGGGGCCCCGACCAGGCACCGCCGGCGAGGGTCGTCCTGCTGTCGGACGGCAAGGAGACCGTCCCGGCCGACCCCACCGAGGAGCGGGGCGCCTTCACCGCCGCCGAGCGTGCCGCGGAGGCCGGCATCCCCGTCTCCACCATCTCGTTCGGCACCCTCTACGGCACCGTCGACATCCAGGGCAGGCCCCAGCCGGTGCCCGTCGACGATGCATCGCTGCGCCGGATCGCCGAGATCTCGGGAGGCGATTTCTTCACCGCCTCCAGCCTCGAGGAACTCGACTCCGTATACCGCACCCTCGAGGAGCAGATCGGTTACGAGTGGAAGAAGGCGGACGCCTCGCGGCCCTGGCTCGTCATCGGCACGCTCCTCGGGATGGCCGCCGCAGCGGGATCGCTGGCCGCCCACCGACGGATCCCGTGA
- a CDS encoding DUF58 domain-containing protein, with protein MTTADEGRRDDPVDASSRAALARLELLVTRRLDGVLNGDHRGLLPGPGTEPGEARAYEPGDDVRTMDWSVTARTTVPHIRQTIADRELETWLVVDLAPSLDVEGRYGAKRRLVEAAVATVGFLSAGAGSRVGLVLTGDGRPRVLRAAGGRDHVRRLLEEVSRATPRVSPGGSIDDCLRAVRNATRRHGLVVVVSDFLSEVDWERSLRVLGTRHEFLAVHVADPLDISLPAVGAALLQDPATGEVLELDVDDALAVDYRRAAEEHRVLVHSALRRCGAPVLALRTDRDWIRDVIDFVGARRQGGLPTGDSLVRDLPDDHPGVQEVPSR; from the coding sequence GTGACCACCGCGGACGAGGGCAGACGCGACGACCCGGTCGACGCGTCGTCACGTGCGGCCCTGGCGCGGCTGGAACTGCTCGTCACCCGGCGACTCGACGGCGTCCTCAACGGCGACCACCGGGGACTGCTGCCCGGGCCGGGCACCGAGCCCGGTGAGGCCCGGGCCTACGAACCCGGGGACGACGTCCGCACGATGGACTGGTCGGTCACCGCCAGGACCACCGTTCCCCACATCCGCCAGACCATCGCCGACCGCGAGCTCGAGACCTGGCTGGTCGTCGATCTCGCACCGAGCCTCGATGTGGAGGGCCGGTACGGCGCCAAGCGGCGACTGGTCGAGGCCGCCGTCGCCACCGTCGGATTCCTCTCGGCGGGGGCCGGGAGCCGGGTGGGGCTGGTACTCACCGGCGACGGTCGCCCCCGCGTCCTGCGGGCAGCGGGTGGCCGCGACCATGTGCGGCGGCTGCTCGAGGAGGTGTCACGGGCGACGCCACGGGTCTCACCCGGCGGTTCGATCGACGACTGCCTCCGCGCCGTACGCAACGCCACCCGTCGCCACGGTCTGGTGGTCGTCGTCTCCGACTTCCTGTCCGAGGTGGACTGGGAACGGTCGCTCCGTGTCCTCGGCACCCGCCACGAGTTCCTCGCCGTGCACGTCGCCGATCCTCTCGACATCTCCCTGCCAGCCGTGGGCGCGGCCCTGCTACAGGATCCCGCCACCGGGGAGGTGCTGGAGCTGGACGTCGACGACGCCCTCGCAGTCGACTACCGCCGCGCAGCCGAGGAGCACCGCGTCCTGGTCCACTCCGCGCTGAGGCGTTGCGGCGCACCCGTCCTCGCGCTGCGGACCGACCGGGACTGGATCCGGGACGTCATCGACTTCGTCGGCGCGCGCCGCCAGGGTGGCCTCCCCACCGGCGACAGTCTGGTGAGGGACCTGCCCGACGACCATCCCGGGGTACAGGAGGTGCCGTCGCGGTGA